A single region of the Blattabacterium cuenoti genome encodes:
- the rpsF gene encoding 30S ribosomal protein S6 codes for MLKHYENIMIITPILSDDQAKETVKEYENYLMQKKGKIVYQEHWGLKKLAYPIQKKQSGCYHLFEFLLHSNFVSDLELKLRQDERILRFLTVKLNKYGIKYAERRRNKLLKKDE; via the coding sequence ATGCTTAAACATTATGAAAATATCATGATAATAACTCCTATATTATCTGATGATCAAGCAAAAGAAACGGTAAAAGAATATGAAAATTATCTTATGCAAAAAAAAGGAAAAATAGTTTATCAGGAACATTGGGGGTTGAAAAAACTAGCTTATCCTATTCAAAAAAAACAAAGCGGTTGTTATCATTTATTTGAATTTTTGTTACATTCTAATTTCGTATCTGATTTAGAATTGAAATTAAGACAAGATGAACGTATTCTACGTTTTTTAACTGTAAAATTAAATAAATATGGAATAAAATATGCAGAAAGAAGAAGAAATAAATTATTAAAAAAAGATGAATAA
- the ligA gene encoding NAD-dependent DNA ligase LigA translates to MDKNIKNKISKLRKELSKYNYTYYNLDTSDISDYHFDKKLKKLSFLEKKYPEFYDPNSPTKKIGAEGNKPNTTVFYKYKMYSIQNTYSKKELIIWKKKISKSIHSLSFVCELKYDGVSINLIYQNGLLTNAITRGNGEKGENVTDNIRTIKYIPIKLKGSSCSYPSYLEIRGEIFLPIKNFIEINKKRIKNGQKPYANPRNTASGTLQTNDQKEVRKRDLFCIAFHVIGKNLPFNTQYEAIKYIKNWGFKVPKIPETARFCNNMEEVFHFIDFWKLWKYKLPYHTDGIVIKVNEFKKQSILGFTNKYPRWAIAYKFKQKLSETKLLNITFQIGRTGIITPVANVDPISISGTTVRRVALYNDSFIQKMGIHYGDSLLLEKGGSIIPKVTKINIKKRLSKAFPVLFLKKCPSCNSILEKKNELFYCNNPNCYSIIIEKIKHFVSEKAMDIQNIGNKIITKLYKKGFLCNFYDLYELKKEDLLQIDGVKDKLAENIINNIKKSKKNSYHRVLYALGIRHVGEYISKKLTEYFLDIHSLMHANYDHLISISGIGKKITKSVITHFSSKENQHIVKMLIKYGLHFYFIKKYSFSSIEKKSFVFTGKLSSMTRNKAKSIVENLGGRVYNAVNNQINFIVVGKNFGSKLKKSMEKNHVKILTENLFLDMLKKAKK, encoded by the coding sequence ATGGATAAAAATATAAAAAATAAAATATCTAAACTAAGAAAAGAATTATCAAAATATAATTATACATATTATAATTTGGATACTTCAGACATATCCGATTATCATTTTGATAAAAAATTAAAAAAATTGTCTTTTTTAGAAAAAAAATATCCTGAATTTTATGACCCTAATTCTCCAACAAAAAAAATAGGAGCAGAGGGGAATAAACCTAATACAACAGTTTTTTATAAGTATAAAATGTATTCTATTCAAAATACTTATTCTAAAAAAGAATTAATAATTTGGAAAAAAAAAATAAGTAAATCAATTCATTCTTTATCCTTCGTCTGCGAATTAAAATATGATGGAGTATCCATCAATTTAATTTATCAAAATGGTTTATTAACAAATGCTATCACTCGTGGAAATGGAGAAAAAGGAGAAAATGTAACAGACAATATAAGAACTATAAAATATATTCCCATTAAATTAAAAGGAAGTAGCTGCAGTTATCCTTCGTATCTTGAAATACGTGGAGAAATTTTTCTTCCTATAAAAAATTTTATAGAAATAAATAAAAAACGTATAAAAAATGGACAAAAACCTTATGCAAATCCAAGAAATACAGCGAGTGGAACACTTCAAACTAATGATCAGAAAGAAGTCCGTAAAAGAGATTTATTTTGTATAGCATTTCATGTAATAGGAAAAAATTTGCCTTTTAACACACAATATGAAGCTATAAAATACATAAAAAATTGGGGATTTAAAGTACCAAAAATTCCAGAAACAGCACGTTTTTGTAATAACATGGAAGAAGTATTCCATTTCATAGACTTTTGGAAGTTATGGAAATATAAACTTCCCTACCATACAGATGGTATAGTTATTAAAGTAAATGAATTCAAAAAACAATCTATTTTAGGATTCACCAATAAATATCCACGGTGGGCCATTGCCTACAAGTTTAAACAAAAATTGTCTGAAACAAAATTATTAAATATTACATTTCAAATAGGACGTACTGGAATAATTACTCCTGTTGCTAATGTAGATCCTATTTCAATTTCTGGTACAACAGTAAGAAGAGTAGCACTTTATAATGACAGTTTTATACAAAAAATGGGAATTCATTATGGAGACTCCCTTCTATTAGAAAAAGGAGGCAGTATTATCCCAAAAGTAACAAAAATAAATATAAAAAAAAGATTGAGTAAAGCCTTTCCTGTCTTATTTTTAAAAAAATGCCCATCATGCAATAGCATTTTAGAAAAAAAGAATGAATTATTTTATTGTAACAATCCAAACTGTTATTCTATAATAATAGAAAAAATAAAACATTTTGTAAGTGAAAAGGCTATGGATATACAAAATATTGGTAATAAAATAATTACAAAACTATACAAAAAAGGTTTTTTATGTAATTTTTATGATTTATATGAATTGAAAAAAGAAGATTTACTTCAAATAGATGGAGTAAAAGATAAATTGGCAGAAAACATTATAAATAATATAAAAAAATCAAAAAAAAATTCCTATCATAGAGTATTGTATGCTTTAGGAATTCGTCATGTAGGAGAATATATTTCAAAAAAATTAACAGAATACTTTTTGGATATACATTCTTTAATGCATGCAAATTACGATCATTTAATTTCTATTTCAGGTATAGGAAAAAAAATTACAAAAAGCGTAATCACTCATTTTTCATCTAAGGAAAATCAACACATAGTTAAAATGTTGATAAAATATGGATTACATTTTTATTTTATTAAAAAATATTCTTTTTCTTCTATTGAAAAAAAATCTTTTGTATTTACAGGAAAACTATCTAGTATGACTAGAAACAAAGCTAAATCTATAGTAGAAAATTTAGGGGGAAGAGTATATAATGCTGTTAATAATCAAATTAATTTCATAGTAGTTGGAAAAAATTTTGGATCAAAATTAAAAAAAAGTATGGAAAAAAATCATGTAAAAATTTTAACAGAAAATCTTTTTTTGGATATGCTTAAAAAAGCAAAAAAATAA
- the mnmE gene encoding tRNA uridine-5-carboxymethylaminomethyl(34) synthesis GTPase MnmE, with protein MLDDDTIVALATPIGVSAISVIRISGKNSISTVENIFFPMKTGKKLENQSTHTIHLGYIIENNNLLDQVLVSIFKSPFSYTGENMIEISCHGSYYIQQQILQLLIRKGTRLARPGEFTFRAFLNKKVDLSQAEAIADLISSENKTYHEISLQQIKGTLSNTIKDLRKKLLYFASLLELELDFSEDHLLFANRSELFLFLQKLEEILKNLIESFSLGNAIKKGVYVVIIGESNVGKSTFFNQVIQEDRSIISHIEGTTRDCVEGKIILNGILFNFWDTAGIRKTKDPIEMMGVEKTMEKIEEAQVILYIFDSSKEKQEKIISDIKNIHNKYPLKNIFIVANKSDISLLHDYDHIKSKVSYFFEISAKNNHEVKGVLNTLSHLFLKKLKEKKIVVTQNRHYEALQLSLKEVLLADDALHKGLSEDLVSIYIKEALRYLGEITGEITSEDILKNIFSKFCIGK; from the coding sequence ATGTTAGATGACGATACCATTGTTGCTTTAGCAACTCCTATTGGGGTCAGTGCTATATCTGTTATTCGTATTTCTGGAAAAAATTCCATATCTACTGTTGAAAATATTTTTTTTCCCATGAAAACTGGAAAAAAACTGGAAAATCAATCAACACATACGATTCATTTAGGATATATTATTGAAAATAATAATTTATTAGATCAAGTATTAGTTTCTATTTTCAAATCTCCTTTTTCTTATACTGGAGAAAATATGATAGAGATATCTTGTCATGGATCTTATTATATACAACAACAAATTTTGCAATTGTTAATTAGAAAAGGAACACGATTAGCCCGTCCTGGAGAATTTACATTTCGTGCTTTTTTAAATAAAAAAGTTGATTTATCACAAGCTGAAGCTATCGCGGACCTTATTTCATCTGAAAATAAAACCTATCATGAAATCTCTTTACAACAAATAAAAGGAACATTATCTAATACTATTAAGGATTTAAGAAAAAAATTGTTATATTTTGCATCTTTACTAGAACTAGAATTGGATTTTTCTGAAGATCATCTTCTATTTGCTAATAGATCAGAGCTTTTTTTATTTTTACAAAAATTAGAAGAAATTTTAAAAAATTTAATTGAATCATTTTCTTTGGGAAATGCTATAAAGAAAGGAGTTTATGTGGTTATTATTGGAGAATCCAATGTTGGAAAATCTACTTTTTTCAATCAGGTAATTCAGGAAGACCGTTCTATTATATCTCATATCGAAGGTACTACTAGAGACTGTGTGGAAGGTAAAATTATTTTAAATGGGATTCTTTTTAATTTTTGGGATACAGCTGGAATTAGAAAAACTAAAGATCCCATAGAAATGATGGGAGTTGAAAAGACCATGGAAAAAATAGAAGAGGCTCAAGTTATATTATATATTTTTGATTCTTCTAAAGAAAAACAAGAAAAGATTATTAGTGATATTAAAAATATTCACAATAAGTATCCACTAAAAAACATTTTTATAGTAGCAAATAAGTCCGATATCTCACTTTTACATGATTATGATCATATAAAATCAAAGGTTTCTTATTTTTTTGAAATTTCTGCAAAAAATAATCATGAAGTAAAAGGAGTACTCAATACTTTGAGTCATTTATTTCTTAAAAAATTAAAAGAAAAAAAAATAGTAGTTACACAAAACAGACATTATGAAGCTTTGCAACTATCATTAAAAGAGGTTTTATTAGCTGATGATGCTTTACATAAAGGGCTTTCAGAAGATTTAGTTTCTATATATATTAAAGAAGCATTGCGTTATTTAGGAGAGATTACGGGAGAAATAACAAGTGAAGATATTCTAAAAAATATTTTCTCCAAATTTTGTATTGGTAAATAA
- the gltX gene encoding glutamate--tRNA ligase, producing MSQNFVRVRFAPSPTGPLHLGGIRTALYNYLFAKKHGGTFILRMEDTDRKRWVSNSELYILETLKWCNIEPDEGVGYGGPYSPYYQSKRINIYRIYINKLLEKGDAYYAFDTDKDLDRKRKEYHDSGGSFSYNYKIRMKLNNSLTMTKKQLHDKLRSGSSYVIRFKIQPGEKLNMYDIIRGNIIVDTDHLDDKILLKSDGVATYHLANTIDDHIMKITHVLRGEEWLPSMSLHILLYKSFGWTPPNFAHLPLILRHNGKGKISKRNANLDFPIFPIQWKVPDTKIIIPGYRELGYFPEAFVNMLALLGWNPGIKREIFSLQELINFFSLEKINKSGVFFDVKKANWFNKKYLNKKKEEIFAFLCEEIKKRSIDKKDKDYLWKIIHLTIDRIHFIHEIWEHSFYFFISPSSYEDHFFHEICNKNAISKLDNAKILLYYADKFTSVNLKLLFTTNKQKIMQLLRLALVGILRGIDIFIILEMLGKEESIRRIEKLINQIKEKI from the coding sequence ATGTCACAAAATTTTGTAAGAGTTCGTTTTGCTCCTAGTCCAACAGGACCACTTCATTTAGGTGGCATACGAACCGCATTATATAATTATCTTTTTGCTAAAAAACATGGCGGAACGTTTATTCTTAGAATGGAAGATACCGATAGAAAAAGATGGGTTTCTAATTCTGAATTATATATTCTGGAAACATTAAAATGGTGTAACATAGAGCCGGATGAAGGAGTAGGTTATGGAGGCCCTTATTCCCCTTATTATCAATCTAAAAGAATAAATATTTATCGTATTTATATAAATAAATTGTTAGAAAAAGGTGATGCATATTATGCTTTTGATACAGATAAAGATCTTGATAGAAAAAGAAAGGAATATCACGATAGTGGGGGATCTTTTTCTTATAATTATAAAATTAGAATGAAACTGAACAATTCTTTAACTATGACGAAAAAACAATTACATGATAAATTGCGATCTGGTTCTTCCTATGTGATTCGATTTAAAATACAACCTGGAGAAAAATTGAATATGTATGATATCATACGTGGAAATATAATAGTTGATACAGATCACTTAGACGATAAGATATTGTTAAAATCAGATGGAGTTGCTACTTATCATTTAGCTAATACTATTGACGATCATATCATGAAAATTACTCATGTTCTAAGAGGGGAAGAATGGCTTCCATCTATGTCCTTGCATATATTATTATATAAGTCATTTGGTTGGACCCCCCCTAATTTTGCACATTTACCTTTAATTTTAAGACATAATGGAAAAGGAAAAATTAGCAAAAGAAATGCAAATTTAGATTTTCCTATATTTCCTATACAATGGAAAGTTCCAGATACTAAAATCATTATACCTGGATATAGGGAGTTGGGTTATTTTCCAGAAGCATTTGTAAATATGTTAGCTTTATTAGGATGGAATCCTGGAATTAAAAGGGAAATTTTTTCTTTACAAGAATTAATCAATTTTTTTTCTTTAGAAAAAATAAATAAATCTGGTGTTTTTTTTGATGTAAAAAAAGCAAATTGGTTCAATAAAAAATATTTAAATAAAAAAAAAGAAGAAATATTTGCATTTCTTTGCGAAGAAATAAAAAAACGTTCCATTGACAAAAAAGATAAAGACTATTTATGGAAAATTATCCATCTAACGATTGATCGTATACATTTCATTCATGAAATATGGGAACATTCTTTTTATTTTTTTATTTCTCCTAGTTCTTATGAAGATCATTTTTTCCATGAAATATGTAATAAAAATGCCATATCTAAATTAGATAATGCAAAAATATTGTTATATTATGCAGATAAATTTACATCTGTAAATTTGAAATTATTGTTTACAACAAACAAACAAAAAATTATGCAATTGTTACGCTTGGCTTTGGTAGGGATACTAAGAGGAATTGATATTTTCATTATTTTGGAAATGTTAGGAAAAGAAGAAAGTATACGACGTATAGAAAAATTGATCAATCAAATAAAAGAAAAAATTTAG
- a CDS encoding N5-glutamine methyltransferase family protein has protein sequence MGDLDKFYRLFKKTLQDLYTEPKELKSIFFLLTTHFLKCDKTTILLKLSRKEKINFLIYEKLIKKLWELKKNRPIQYVIGKAYFFDMEFIVNEKVFIPRQETEELVYWILQKDHNNKNDNFVQIFDIGTGSGCISITLKKKKPEIGFIHAIDSEHKALYIARKNAKLHDVDISFKRVDIFRNWIPIYKMNENSVSIIVSNPPYIRLSEKKLLHPNIIQYEPIKALFVSDEDPLIFYKKISFWIKKKFTGIVYVYFEINQFMYLDIIEFLKKIGFLNIEIRKDFQGFFRMISAVYYVNK, from the coding sequence ATGGGGGATTTGGACAAATTTTACCGTTTATTTAAAAAAACTCTTCAAGATTTATATACAGAACCTAAAGAGTTAAAAAGTATCTTTTTTTTACTTACTACTCATTTTTTGAAATGTGATAAAACAACTATATTATTAAAATTAAGTAGAAAAGAAAAAATTAATTTTCTTATTTACGAAAAATTAATAAAAAAATTATGGGAATTGAAAAAAAATAGACCCATACAATATGTAATTGGAAAGGCATACTTTTTTGATATGGAATTCATAGTAAATGAAAAAGTATTCATTCCAAGACAAGAAACGGAAGAACTGGTATACTGGATCCTACAAAAGGATCATAATAATAAAAATGATAATTTCGTTCAAATATTTGATATTGGAACAGGAAGTGGATGTATTAGTATTACCTTAAAAAAGAAAAAACCTGAAATAGGATTTATTCATGCAATTGATTCAGAGCATAAAGCTCTTTACATAGCTCGTAAGAATGCAAAATTACATGATGTAGATATTTCATTCAAAAGAGTGGATATTTTTAGAAATTGGATTCCTATATACAAAATGAACGAAAATTCTGTAAGCATTATCGTAAGTAATCCTCCTTATATTAGACTATCTGAAAAAAAATTACTACATCCAAATATTATTCAATACGAACCTATTAAAGCTTTATTCGTTTCTGATGAGGATCCTTTGATTTTTTATAAAAAAATTTCTTTTTGGATAAAAAAAAAATTTACTGGAATAGTTTATGTTTATTTTGAAATAAACCAATTTATGTATTTAGATATTATTGAATTTTTAAAAAAAATAGGGTTTCTAAATATAGAAATAAGAAAAGATTTTCAAGGTTTTTTTCGAATGATTAGTGCCGTATATTACGTCAATAAATAA